In Thauera aromatica K172, one DNA window encodes the following:
- a CDS encoding CheR family methyltransferase gives MAPLSGTAAAGARQDAHPTSAQARREFIFTRHDFERVRRLIYKVSGIALSECKRNLVYGRLARRLRATGLQSFGEYLDRIEAGKDPEVEAFINALTTNLTAFFREAHHFPVLAEHAARHRESRPYRVWSSACSTGEEPYSIAITLAERTDGLPSSVQILASDLDTQVLGIAHQGVYPVDRVRSISPERLRRFFQEGYGRNAGHVRIRREIAEKVRFLQVNLLESSWPIEPGLDVIFCRNVMIYFDKPTQRELLKRFQHLLRPDGLLICGHSESLMHSTDLFRNLGKTVYAPVGGASPPR, from the coding sequence GTGGCGCCCCTCTCCGGCACGGCTGCCGCCGGAGCACGGCAGGATGCGCACCCCACCAGTGCGCAGGCCAGGCGCGAATTCATCTTCACCCGGCACGACTTCGAGCGTGTGCGCCGGCTCATCTACAAGGTCTCCGGCATCGCACTGTCCGAATGCAAGCGCAACCTCGTCTACGGGCGCCTCGCCCGCCGCCTGCGCGCGACCGGCCTGCAAAGCTTCGGCGAATACCTCGACCGGATCGAAGCGGGCAAGGACCCCGAAGTCGAAGCATTCATCAACGCCCTGACGACCAACCTCACTGCCTTCTTCCGCGAGGCCCATCACTTCCCGGTTCTCGCCGAACACGCCGCGCGCCACCGCGAATCGCGCCCCTACCGGGTGTGGTCCTCAGCCTGCTCCACCGGCGAGGAGCCCTACTCGATCGCCATCACCCTTGCCGAGCGCACCGACGGGCTTCCGTCCAGCGTGCAGATCCTCGCTTCCGACCTCGACACCCAGGTGCTGGGCATCGCACACCAGGGGGTGTACCCGGTCGATCGTGTCCGCAGCATCAGTCCGGAGCGCCTGCGACGCTTCTTTCAGGAAGGCTACGGGCGCAACGCCGGCCATGTGCGCATCCGCCGCGAAATAGCCGAGAAGGTCCGCTTCCTGCAAGTCAATCTGCTCGAATCGAGTTGGCCGATCGAGCCCGGACTCGATGTGATTTTCTGCCGCAACGTCATGATCTACTTCGACAAGCCGACCCAGCGCGAACTGCTCAAGCGCTTTCAGCATCTGCTCCGGCCCGACGGCCTGCTGATCTGCGGCCACTCGGAGAGCCTGATGCACAGCACCGATCTGTTCCGCAACCTCGGCAAGACCGTCTATGCACCGGTCGGCGGAGCGAGCCCTCCGCGCTGA
- the cheD gene encoding chemoreceptor glutamine deamidase CheD, whose product MTATHCYFDRLFNHEAIKILPGEYHVTRSRLLVTVLGSCVAACLRDPGTGIAGMNHFLLPGADDDPANPASARYGAFAMETLIQQMVCAGARRERLVAKVFGGGAMLPHFGSANVGERNAAFVIDFLARERIPLQARDLLGPYPRKIYFFPDSGHARIRVMRGGSTLPLLHRETRYAQHLDTPTDDPAADFF is encoded by the coding sequence ATGACCGCCACCCATTGTTATTTCGATCGCCTCTTCAATCATGAAGCGATCAAGATCCTGCCCGGTGAATACCATGTCACGCGCTCGCGGTTGCTGGTCACCGTGCTCGGCTCCTGCGTCGCCGCATGCCTGCGTGACCCGGGCACCGGCATCGCCGGCATGAACCACTTCCTCCTTCCCGGTGCCGATGACGACCCCGCCAATCCGGCCTCGGCCCGCTACGGCGCCTTTGCCATGGAAACCCTGATCCAGCAGATGGTCTGCGCCGGCGCACGGCGCGAACGCCTGGTGGCGAAGGTATTCGGCGGCGGCGCCATGCTCCCGCATTTCGGCTCGGCCAACGTGGGGGAGCGCAATGCGGCTTTCGTGATCGATTTCCTCGCGCGTGAGCGTATTCCCTTGCAAGCTCGGGACCTGCTCGGACCCTATCCGCGCAAGATCTATTTTTTCCCCGACAGCGGCCATGCCCGTATCCGGGTCATGCGGGGCGGAAGCACCCTACCCCTGCTGCACCGCGAAACCCGCTACGCACAACACCTCGACACCCCGACCGACGATCCCGCCGCCGATTTCTTCTGA